A genomic window from Zootoca vivipara chromosome Z, rZooViv1.1, whole genome shotgun sequence includes:
- the ARPC5L gene encoding actin-related protein 2/3 complex subunit 5-like protein, producing the protein MARSSLSSRFRRLDIDQFDENRFVEEPDGADAGSGAGAAEAEGGAGPEVEAALRQGDMLRAFHAALQNSPVNTKNHAAKERAQEVVLKVLTSFRGSEIEQAVNSLDSNGIDLLMKYIYKGFEKPTENSSAILLQWHEKALAVGGLGSIVRVLTARKTV; encoded by the exons ATGGCGCGGAGCTCGCTCTCCTCGCGCTTCCGCCGCCTCGACATCGATCAGTTCGACGAGAACCGCTTCGTGGAAGAGCCCGACGGCGCCGATGCGGGGAGCGGGGCCGGCGCGGCGGAGGCGGAGGGAGGAGCCGGCCCGGAGGTGGAGGCGGCGCTGCGGCA AGGTGATATGCTCAGAGCTTTCCACGCGGCTTTACAGAATTCTCCTGTCAACACAAAGAACCATGCAGCAAAG GAGCGGGCCCAGGAAGTGGTGCTGAAGGTTCTGACCTCCTTTAGAGGCAGTGAGATTGAGCAGGCTGTGAACTCCTTAGACAGCAACGGTATTGACTTGTTAATGAAGTACATTTATAAAGGATTTGAAAAGCCAACAGAAAATAGCAGTGCAATACTACTCCAGTGGCATGAAAAG GCATTAGCAGTAGGTGGCCTAGGCTCCATAGTCAGAGTCCTGACTGCACGAAAAACTGTTTAA
- the PPP6C gene encoding serine/threonine-protein phosphatase 6 catalytic subunit translates to MAPLDLDKYVEIARLCKYLPENDLKRLCDYVCDLLLEESNVQPVSTPVTVCGDIHGQFYDLCELFRTGGQVPDTNYIFMGDFVDRGYYSLETFTYLLALKAKWPDRITLLRGNHESRQITQVYGFYDECQTKYGNANAWRYCTKVFDMLTVAALIDEQILCVHGGLSPDIKTLDQIRTIERNQEIPHKGAFCDLVWSDPEDVDTWAISPRGAGWLFGAKVTNEFVHINNLKLICRAHQLVHEGYKFMFDEKLVTVWSAPNYCYRCGNIASIMVFKDVNTREPKLFRAVPDSERVIPPRTTTPYFL, encoded by the exons CGCTTGTGTGACTACGTCTGTGACCTTCTTCTAGAAGAATCTAATGTGCAGCCAGTGTCTACACCAGTTACAGTCTGTGGCGACATACATGGACAG ttttatgatttatgtgaatTGTTCAGAACTGGAGGTCAGGTTCCTGACACAAACTATATATTTATG GGTGACTTTGTAGACAGAGGCTATTATAGCCTTGAGACGTTTACCTATCTTCTTGCCCTAAAAGCAAAATGGCCTGATCGCATCACACTTTTACGTGGGAATCATGAGAGCAGACAGATAACTCAAGTATATGGATTTTATG ATGAATGCCAAACCAAATATGGTAATGCTAATGCCTGGAGATACTGCACCAAAGTTTTTGACATGCTCACAGTAGCAGCG TTAATAGATGAGCAAATCCTCTGTGTACATGGGGGCCTGTCTCCAGACATAAAAACACTGGACCAGATTCGGACCATCGAGCGCAACCAAGAGATCCCACACAAAGGAGCTTTTTGTGACCTTGTTTGGTCTGACCCAGAAGATGTGGACACCTGGGCCATAAGTCCCCGAGGTGCAGGCTGGCTGTTTGGGGCAAAAGTCACAAATGAG TTTGTCCATATCAACAACTTAAAGCTCATCTGCCGAGCCCACCAGCTGGTGCACGAAGGTTATAAATTTATGTTTGATGAGAAGTTGGTCACAGTGTGGTCTGCTCCGAACTACTGCTACCGCTGTGGAAATATTGCCTCAATCATGGTATTTAAAGATGTAAATACAAGGGAACCAAAGCTCTTCCGTGCAGTTCCAGACTCAGAACGTGTGATCCCCCCAAGAACAACCACACCGTATTTCCTCTGA